One genomic region from Stackebrandtia nassauensis DSM 44728 encodes:
- the gmk gene encoding guanylate kinase, giving the protein MSFDDHRPVAARLTVLSGPSGVGKGSVKALIRERYPWVWFSVSATTRAPRPDEIPGFHYHYYDRAHFEKLAADGMFLEWAQYANNLYGTPRGPIEERLDAGLPAVTEADLQGARQIRQAMPQARLVFLAPPSWDELVRRLTGRGTEDAETIKRRLALAEAELSAESEFDYTITNYSVEQATEELVGLLGSPTQPTEACPVGKTLAATHF; this is encoded by the coding sequence GTGAGCTTTGACGACCACCGCCCCGTGGCGGCGCGCTTGACGGTTCTTTCGGGTCCGTCCGGCGTCGGCAAAGGCAGCGTGAAGGCGCTCATCCGAGAGCGATACCCCTGGGTATGGTTCTCGGTGAGCGCCACCACGCGCGCGCCGCGGCCAGACGAGATTCCCGGGTTTCACTACCACTACTACGATCGCGCGCATTTCGAGAAGCTTGCCGCTGACGGCATGTTCCTGGAGTGGGCGCAGTACGCCAACAACCTGTACGGCACGCCCCGCGGGCCGATCGAGGAGCGTCTGGACGCCGGTCTTCCGGCGGTCACGGAGGCCGATCTGCAGGGAGCGCGTCAGATTCGGCAGGCCATGCCGCAGGCACGGCTGGTGTTTCTGGCGCCACCGTCGTGGGACGAGTTGGTGCGGCGGCTGACCGGCCGTGGCACCGAGGACGCCGAGACGATCAAGCGACGGCTGGCCCTGGCCGAGGCGGAGTTGTCGGCGGAGTCGGAGTTCGACTACACGATCACCAATTACTCCGTCGAACAGGCCACCGAGGAGCTGGTAGGCTTGCTCGGTTCACCGACGCAGCCGACCGAGGCGTGTCCGGTGGGCAAGACCTTAGCTGCCACACATTTCTAG
- the mihF gene encoding integration host factor, actinobacterial type, with protein sequence MPLPSLTPEQRAAALEKAAAARKARAELKEKLKTGELSLADVLAAASKDDIAGKMKVSAVLKALPGIGDKRTVQIMEKLKIADSRRLRGLGEHQRQALLAEFSGDDD encoded by the coding sequence GTGCCGCTCCCGTCTCTTACGCCAGAGCAGCGCGCTGCCGCCCTCGAGAAGGCCGCCGCAGCACGTAAGGCCCGCGCTGAGCTGAAAGAGAAGCTCAAGACCGGTGAGTTGTCGCTTGCCGACGTCCTCGCCGCGGCGTCCAAGGACGACATCGCCGGAAAAATGAAGGTGTCGGCCGTGCTGAAGGCCCTTCCGGGTATCGGCGACAAGCGCACCGTTCAGATCATGGAGAAGCTGAAGATCGCCGACAGCCGCCGCCTGCGGGGGCTTGGCGAACATCAGCGTCAGGCTCTTCTGGCCGAGTTCTCCGGCGACGACGACTAG
- a CDS encoding HAD family hydrolase has translation MGIVPSVLPNNPDDTGPATTVRPIRAVLFDFHGTLAQVESPSVSVEHAAAAAGVTLPQYRATVLGDALGALGWVGSGQPAKVLPYFAQAWADRDLSEIDHREAFVGLASQTSGAFEGFAEGMYERLCSPEGWVAYPDTIPTLEALRAAAIPIALVSNIGFDVRPVAKHLGFDHLIDHWILSYEVRCCKPEPEIFREACLRLEVEPDEALMVGDSFADAAATQLGIRTFLLPHAGPGEPVGLSAVPSLVSRV, from the coding sequence ATGGGTATTGTCCCTTCCGTGCTCCCGAATAACCCAGACGACACCGGCCCCGCAACCACCGTTCGGCCGATTCGTGCTGTCCTTTTTGACTTCCACGGCACGCTCGCGCAGGTCGAGTCACCCAGCGTGTCGGTGGAGCACGCCGCCGCGGCCGCCGGTGTCACACTGCCGCAGTACCGGGCCACCGTCTTGGGCGATGCCCTGGGCGCCTTGGGTTGGGTGGGTTCGGGGCAACCGGCGAAGGTGCTGCCGTACTTCGCGCAGGCCTGGGCCGACCGGGACCTGTCCGAAATAGACCACCGGGAGGCGTTCGTGGGTCTGGCCTCGCAGACCTCGGGCGCGTTCGAGGGTTTCGCCGAGGGCATGTACGAGCGGTTGTGTTCCCCGGAGGGCTGGGTGGCCTACCCGGACACGATCCCGACGCTGGAGGCGTTGCGGGCCGCGGCCATCCCGATCGCGCTGGTCAGCAACATCGGTTTCGACGTGCGTCCGGTGGCCAAGCATCTGGGGTTCGACCACCTCATCGACCACTGGATACTGTCCTATGAGGTCAGGTGTTGTAAGCCGGAGCCGGAGATCTTCCGGGAGGCGTGTCTGCGGCTGGAGGTCGAACCCGACGAGGCGCTCATGGTCGGCGACTCGTTCGCCGACGCCGCGGCCACCCAGTTGGGTATCCGCACGTTCCTGCTGCCGCACGCCGGGCCCGGGGAACCGGTGGGCCTGTCGGCGGTGCCCAGTCTCGTCAGTCGAGTGTGA
- the pyrF gene encoding orotidine-5'-phosphate decarboxylase produces MGDLTFGARTAKALTKRGPLCVGIDPHSQLLRTWGLDDDVKGAERFCMTIVDALAGEVAFIKPQSAFFERFGSAGIGLLERVISESRHAGAQILLDVKRGDIGSTMQAYAQAYLDPASPLAVDAVTASPYLGVGSLQPMFDLASAHRRGVFVLALTSNAEGGQVQKAVRKDGRTVAQSVIDEVAAANADAEPMGSLGVVVGATISACRGDDAARSRQMTHGITHTARSGESAHDLDALNGPILVPGMGTQGGKPADLRRVLGRAATWAIPSYSRDIARHGPSAGGLRQAAKQAMEACAEAVGR; encoded by the coding sequence GTGGGTGACCTGACCTTCGGTGCCCGAACCGCCAAGGCGCTGACCAAACGCGGCCCGCTGTGCGTGGGCATCGATCCGCACTCGCAACTGTTGCGCACCTGGGGCCTGGACGACGACGTCAAGGGCGCGGAGCGGTTCTGCATGACGATCGTGGACGCGCTGGCCGGGGAGGTGGCGTTCATCAAGCCGCAGTCGGCCTTCTTCGAGCGCTTCGGCTCCGCCGGAATCGGCCTTCTTGAACGAGTTATATCGGAATCGAGGCATGCCGGAGCCCAGATCCTCCTCGACGTCAAACGCGGCGACATCGGCAGCACCATGCAGGCCTACGCCCAGGCGTACCTGGACCCGGCCTCGCCGCTGGCCGTCGACGCCGTGACCGCCAGTCCCTATCTGGGGGTGGGTTCGCTACAGCCGATGTTCGACCTGGCCTCGGCGCACCGGCGCGGCGTGTTCGTCTTGGCGCTGACGTCCAACGCCGAGGGCGGGCAAGTACAGAAGGCGGTGCGCAAGGACGGCCGCACCGTGGCGCAGTCGGTCATCGACGAGGTCGCCGCGGCCAACGCCGACGCCGAACCCATGGGTTCGCTGGGCGTGGTCGTGGGCGCAACTATTTCGGCCTGCCGCGGCGACGACGCGGCCCGCAGTCGCCAGATGACACACGGCATCACCCACACCGCCCGCTCCGGCGAGTCCGCGCACGACCTGGACGCCCTCAACGGCCCGATCCTGGTGCCGGGCATGGGAACCCAGGGCGGCAAGCCCGCCGACCTGCGTCGGGTGCTGGGCAGGGCCGCTACCTGGGCAATCCCCTCGTACTCCCGCGACATCGCCCGTCACGGACCGTCGGCCGGCGGGCTGCGGCAGGCGGCGAAACAGGCCATGGAGGCGTGCGCCGAGGCCGTTGGCCGCTAG
- the coaBC gene encoding bifunctional phosphopantothenoylcysteine decarboxylase/phosphopantothenate--cysteine ligase CoaBC produces MCADAPVRPEVILGVSGGIAAYKACELLRLFTESGHAVTVIPTEAALRFVGEPTWAALSGRPVATGVFDDAHDVPHVQLGRKAELVVVAPATADVMARAVSGRADDLLTATLLTARCPVLFAPAMHTEMWEHPATVDNVATLRRRGAIVAEPASGRLTGADTGKGRLPDPAEIFAFARHLLAGASVGENLRGRHILVTAGGTREAIDPVRYLANRSSGKQGFALARAAAARGAKVTIVAANVSLPVPLGAEVITVESAAQLRSATVEAAAGADAVIMAAAPADFRPASYSDAKIKKDAETTTWSLDLETTVDIAAELGRAKRPGQVLVTFAAETHDAVAHAKAKLAAKNADLMVLNDVSGGKAFGRDDNAVTLLWPDGTSREVALSSKDAIAGAVVDAVAAELRPL; encoded by the coding sequence GTGTGTGCTGACGCCCCGGTTCGCCCCGAGGTGATCCTCGGCGTCAGCGGCGGTATCGCCGCCTACAAGGCCTGCGAGCTGCTGCGTCTTTTCACCGAGTCCGGTCACGCCGTGACCGTCATTCCCACCGAGGCCGCGTTGCGGTTCGTGGGTGAACCCACCTGGGCCGCCCTGTCGGGGCGGCCGGTGGCCACCGGTGTCTTCGACGACGCCCATGATGTCCCGCACGTCCAGCTGGGTCGTAAGGCCGAGCTGGTGGTGGTGGCTCCGGCGACCGCCGATGTGATGGCGCGGGCGGTTTCTGGCCGTGCCGATGATCTGTTGACCGCGACATTGCTGACGGCGCGGTGTCCGGTGTTGTTCGCCCCGGCGATGCACACCGAGATGTGGGAGCATCCGGCCACGGTGGACAATGTGGCGACGTTGCGGCGTCGTGGCGCCATCGTCGCCGAACCGGCTTCGGGTCGTCTGACCGGTGCCGACACCGGCAAGGGCCGGCTGCCGGATCCGGCGGAGATCTTCGCGTTCGCGCGGCATCTGCTGGCGGGGGCGAGCGTGGGGGAGAACCTGCGCGGTCGCCACATCCTGGTCACGGCGGGCGGTACCCGCGAGGCCATCGACCCGGTGCGTTATCTGGCGAATCGTTCCAGCGGCAAGCAGGGTTTCGCACTGGCGCGGGCCGCGGCGGCCCGGGGTGCGAAGGTCACGATCGTGGCCGCGAACGTGTCGCTTCCGGTGCCGTTGGGGGCCGAGGTGATCACGGTGGAGTCGGCGGCGCAGTTGCGCTCGGCCACGGTGGAGGCCGCGGCGGGTGCCGACGCGGTGATCATGGCCGCGGCTCCGGCCGATTTCCGGCCCGCGTCCTATTCGGACGCGAAGATCAAGAAGGACGCCGAGACCACGACCTGGAGTCTGGACCTGGAGACCACGGTGGACATCGCCGCCGAGTTGGGTCGGGCGAAGCGGCCGGGGCAGGTGCTGGTGACCTTCGCGGCCGAGACGCACGACGCGGTGGCGCACGCGAAGGCGAAACTGGCCGCCAAGAACGCCGATCTGATGGTCCTCAACGACGTGTCCGGTGGCAAGGCCTTCGGTCGCGACGACAACGCGGTGACGTTGTTGTGGCCGGACGGGACCTCGCGTGAGGTGGCGTTGTCCAGCAAGGACGCGATCGCCGGTGCGGTCGTGGACGCCGTGGCCGCGGAGCTTCGTCCACTGTAG
- a CDS encoding quinone-dependent dihydroorotate dehydrogenase, producing MLYKHLVRPILYRMGRGDPEVAHEKTLGMLTGAKPWMLSALEKVNKVSDPRRVFGIDFPNAVGLAAGMDKNGVAVAAWPALGFGFVELGTVTWYGQPGNPRPRLYRLPDSQALINRMGFNNEGAQALAARLGQPPRPAVPVGISLGKSATTSLEHAVDDYVASFHALYRYGDYFAVNVSSPNTPGLRTLQDAEQLSRILRALYEEGARLSGGARPKPILVKLAPDLTEPAIFQALEVCMTHGVSGVIAANTTLGRDKVAKTDTDRAAQPGGLSGAPLRDITRSIVSFIHRETAGRLPIIGVGGITSADDAVRLVDAGASLVQLYTGLVYSGPALVRKSARAIRKAPPARPPIRPQGGARRG from the coding sequence AGGTCGCCCACGAGAAGACCCTCGGGATGCTGACGGGCGCCAAGCCGTGGATGCTGTCCGCGCTGGAGAAGGTCAACAAGGTGTCCGACCCGCGCCGGGTCTTCGGCATCGACTTCCCCAACGCGGTGGGCCTGGCCGCGGGCATGGACAAGAACGGCGTCGCGGTGGCGGCCTGGCCCGCGCTGGGTTTCGGTTTCGTGGAGCTGGGCACCGTCACCTGGTACGGCCAGCCGGGCAACCCCCGGCCCCGGCTGTACCGGCTGCCCGACTCGCAGGCCCTCATCAACCGGATGGGCTTCAACAACGAGGGCGCCCAGGCCCTGGCCGCCCGGCTGGGACAGCCACCCCGGCCGGCGGTGCCGGTGGGCATCAGCCTCGGCAAGTCGGCCACCACGTCGCTGGAGCACGCGGTCGACGACTACGTCGCGTCCTTCCACGCCCTGTACCGCTACGGCGACTATTTCGCCGTCAACGTCTCCTCGCCCAATACCCCGGGCCTGCGCACCCTTCAGGACGCGGAGCAGCTGTCGCGCATCCTCAGGGCCCTTTACGAGGAGGGTGCGCGGTTGTCGGGCGGTGCCCGTCCCAAGCCGATCCTGGTGAAGCTGGCCCCCGACCTGACGGAACCGGCGATCTTCCAGGCGCTGGAGGTGTGCATGACCCACGGCGTCTCGGGTGTCATCGCCGCCAACACCACCCTGGGCCGCGACAAGGTCGCCAAGACCGACACCGACCGGGCCGCGCAGCCAGGTGGCCTGTCGGGCGCGCCCCTGCGCGACATCACCCGCTCCATCGTGTCGTTCATTCACCGGGAAACCGCCGGACGACTGCCGATCATCGGCGTCGGCGGCATCACCTCGGCCGATGACGCGGTGCGGTTGGTCGACGCCGGTGCCAGTCTTGTGCAGCTGTACACGGGTCTGGTCTACTCGGGCCCGGCTCTGGTACGCAAATCCGCGCGCGCGATCCGCAAGGCCCCGCCCGCGCGTCCCCCCATCCGACCTCAAGGAGGAGCCCGACGTGGGTGA
- a CDS encoding class F sortase gives MSRRSRSGPRGIATASGQRIPRPVAVCLTLTVIAAAGCGLMLGALTPLPSTSPQPQAVPVPPSVPPVPSLSPGQIAPPGLSRSTPTVVDIAAIGVHSPVTPVGLDRDGTIEAPDLDQPHQTGWYSHGPAPGQIGTAALVGHVDSRRSGAAVFYDLGSLETGDSIVVSRRDGRDVTFTVDLVESYPKKKFPYGAVFTNTGYAALRLITCGGNFDTKRRSYTHNIVVYATMAT, from the coding sequence GTGTCTCGGCGTAGCCGATCCGGGCCGCGCGGCATCGCCACCGCCTCCGGGCAGCGGATTCCCCGGCCGGTGGCGGTGTGCCTGACGCTGACGGTGATCGCGGCGGCCGGTTGCGGGCTGATGCTGGGGGCGTTGACGCCGCTGCCGAGCACCTCGCCGCAGCCGCAGGCGGTACCGGTCCCGCCCAGTGTGCCGCCGGTGCCGTCGCTGTCGCCCGGCCAAATCGCGCCACCGGGCCTGTCACGGTCGACCCCGACGGTGGTCGATATCGCCGCCATCGGCGTGCACTCGCCGGTCACGCCGGTGGGACTGGACCGCGACGGCACCATCGAGGCCCCCGACCTGGACCAACCGCACCAGACCGGCTGGTACAGCCACGGCCCCGCGCCCGGCCAGATCGGGACGGCGGCCCTGGTCGGACACGTCGACTCGCGGCGCAGCGGCGCTGCGGTGTTCTACGACCTGGGGTCGCTGGAGACCGGCGACTCCATCGTCGTGTCCCGCCGCGACGGCCGCGACGTCACCTTCACCGTCGACCTGGTCGAGTCCTACCCGAAGAAGAAGTTCCCCTACGGGGCGGTGTTCACCAACACCGGCTACGCCGCGCTGCGGCTGATCACCTGCGGCGGGAACTTCGACACCAAGCGCCGCAGCTACACCCACAACATCGTGGTGTACGCGACCATGGCCACCTGA
- the metK gene encoding methionine adenosyltransferase, with protein MARRLFTSESVTEGHPDKIADQISDGILDALLTEDPASRVAVETLITTGQVHVAGEVTTGAYADIPSIVRETILGIGYDSSKKGFDGASCGVSVSIGSQSPDIAQGVDKALESREDASDHDALDLQGAGDQGMMFGFACGETPELMPLPIALSHRLSQRLSAVRKDGTVPYLRPDGKTQVTIEYDDLKPVKLNTVVVSSQHAPDVSLDSLMTPDIAEHVVAPELKALDIDVSDFRLLVNPTGRFEIGGPMGDAGLTGRKIIVDTYGGYARHGGGAFSGKDPSKVDRSAAYAMRWVAKNVVAAGLAERCETQVAYAIGKAHPVSVRVETFGTETIPVAKIEEAIGKVFDLRPAAIIRDLNLLRPIYRQTAAYGHFGRELPELSWETTDRVDALKAAV; from the coding sequence GTGGCACGCCGCCTATTCACCTCGGAGTCCGTCACCGAGGGTCACCCCGACAAGATCGCCGACCAGATCAGTGACGGCATCCTCGATGCCCTCCTGACCGAGGACCCCGCCAGCCGGGTCGCGGTGGAGACCCTCATCACGACCGGCCAGGTGCACGTGGCCGGCGAGGTCACCACCGGCGCCTACGCGGACATCCCCTCCATCGTCCGCGAGACGATCCTGGGCATCGGCTACGACTCGTCCAAAAAGGGCTTCGATGGTGCGTCGTGTGGCGTCAGTGTCTCCATCGGATCGCAGTCGCCGGACATCGCCCAGGGCGTCGACAAGGCCCTGGAGTCGCGTGAGGACGCTTCCGACCACGACGCGCTGGACCTGCAGGGCGCCGGCGACCAGGGCATGATGTTCGGCTTCGCCTGCGGCGAGACCCCCGAACTGATGCCGCTGCCGATCGCGCTGTCGCACCGGCTGTCGCAGCGACTGTCGGCCGTGCGCAAGGACGGCACCGTGCCGTACCTGCGTCCCGACGGCAAGACCCAGGTCACCATCGAGTACGACGACCTCAAGCCGGTCAAGCTCAACACCGTCGTGGTGTCGAGCCAGCACGCGCCCGACGTGTCGCTGGACTCGCTGATGACGCCCGACATCGCCGAGCACGTGGTGGCCCCGGAGCTGAAGGCCCTGGACATCGACGTCAGCGACTTTAGGTTGCTGGTCAACCCGACCGGCCGCTTCGAGATCGGTGGCCCGATGGGCGACGCCGGTCTGACCGGCCGCAAGATCATCGTGGACACCTACGGCGGTTACGCCCGGCACGGCGGAGGCGCCTTCTCCGGCAAGGACCCGTCCAAGGTGGACCGTTCCGCGGCCTACGCGATGCGTTGGGTCGCCAAGAACGTCGTGGCCGCCGGTCTGGCCGAGCGCTGCGAGACCCAGGTCGCCTACGCCATCGGCAAGGCGCACCCGGTCAGCGTCCGGGTCGAGACCTTCGGCACCGAGACCATCCCGGTCGCCAAGATCGAAGAGGCCATCGGCAAGGTCTTCGACCTGCGTCCGGCCGCGATCATCCGCGACCTGAACCTGTTGCGCCCCATCTACCGGCAGACGGCCGCCTATGGACACTTCGGACGCGAGCTGCCGGAGCTGTCGTGGGAGACCACCGACCGTGTCGACGCGCTCAAGGCCGCGGTCTAA
- the rpoZ gene encoding DNA-directed RNA polymerase subunit omega: MSGTVADPTGITKPPIDDLLEKTHSKYQLVIYGAKRARQINAYYSQLGEGLLEYVGPLVETTPQEKSLSIALREIDQDLLITEALPDVEDTPKGPSGVPAVETDII; the protein is encoded by the coding sequence GTGTCTGGAACCGTCGCTGACCCGACCGGAATCACCAAACCTCCGATCGACGACCTGCTCGAGAAGACTCACTCCAAGTACCAGCTGGTCATCTACGGCGCCAAGCGTGCCCGTCAGATCAACGCCTACTACAGCCAGCTCGGTGAGGGCCTGCTGGAGTACGTGGGACCGCTGGTGGAGACCACGCCGCAGGAGAAGTCGCTGTCGATCGCGCTGCGCGAGATCGACCAGGACCTGCTGATCACCGAGGCGCTTCCGGACGTCGAGGACACCCCCAAGGGCCCCTCGGGTGTCCCGGCGGTCGAGACCGACATCATCTGA
- a CDS encoding trypsin-like serine peptidase: MRAKHLLAVAAATIAAAGALAVASGTATAESQQADPAALPEPSVEKVGEHVDDPTKLSYKDSDGAVTVSHPGATYVKVNFTSLDLAPGDSLTVSAPGGTEKHTYHGAPGDGLRKTDAGYTRHGDSGFAALSVEGDTAKVTLHRSSGSTAKGAVIEGYWRGYDTKEYAKANADTRSVCDNDARRDVTCYAESRPTEYANAKPVARLLMGGSACTAFRVGNTNRLLTNNHCMSDQGTVASSETQFGYECATCGGNDPAEPTKVGGETMVSTDAGLDYTLYSVQNFDSISSFGTLYVEEREPSAGERIYIPGHGDASPKRLSIFEEEDNGTECSIQEPNLDSTNAGYMCDTSGGNSGSPVIAGDTNKVIALHHLGGCHNAGTRMALIFPEISGDIDNNA, translated from the coding sequence TTGAGAGCCAAACACCTGTTGGCCGTCGCCGCGGCCACCATCGCCGCGGCCGGAGCCCTGGCCGTGGCGAGCGGCACGGCCACAGCGGAGTCGCAGCAGGCCGACCCCGCCGCCCTGCCCGAACCCTCCGTCGAGAAGGTCGGCGAACACGTCGACGACCCCACAAAACTGTCCTACAAAGACTCCGACGGCGCCGTCACCGTGTCCCACCCCGGAGCCACCTACGTCAAGGTGAACTTCACGTCGCTGGACCTGGCACCCGGCGACAGCCTCACCGTCTCAGCCCCCGGCGGCACCGAGAAACACACCTACCACGGCGCACCCGGCGACGGACTGCGCAAGACCGACGCCGGATACACCCGCCACGGTGACTCCGGCTTCGCCGCCCTGTCCGTCGAAGGCGACACCGCCAAGGTCACCCTGCACCGCAGCTCCGGCTCCACCGCCAAGGGCGCGGTCATCGAGGGCTACTGGCGCGGCTACGACACCAAGGAGTACGCCAAGGCCAACGCCGACACCCGCAGCGTGTGCGACAACGACGCCCGTCGCGACGTCACCTGCTACGCCGAATCCCGTCCCACCGAGTACGCCAACGCCAAACCCGTGGCCCGGCTGCTCATGGGCGGCAGCGCCTGCACCGCGTTCAGGGTCGGCAACACCAACCGGCTGCTGACCAACAACCACTGCATGTCCGACCAGGGCACGGTGGCATCCTCCGAAACCCAGTTCGGCTACGAGTGCGCCACCTGCGGCGGCAACGACCCGGCCGAACCGACCAAGGTCGGCGGCGAGACCATGGTGTCCACCGACGCCGGACTCGACTACACCCTCTACTCGGTGCAGAACTTCGACTCCATCTCGTCGTTCGGGACCCTGTACGTCGAGGAACGCGAACCCTCCGCCGGTGAGCGCATCTACATCCCCGGCCACGGGGACGCCTCGCCCAAGCGACTGTCCATCTTCGAGGAAGAGGACAACGGCACCGAGTGCTCGATCCAGGAACCCAACCTGGACAGCACCAACGCCGGGTACATGTGCGACACCTCCGGCGGCAACTCCGGTTCCCCGGTGATCGCCGGTGACACCAACAAGGTCATCGCGCTCCACCATCTGGGCGGCTGCCACAACGCGGGCACCCGGATGGCGCTGATCTTCCCCGAGATCTCCGGCGACATCGACAACAACGCCTGA